TTTCCGTTTCTGTTTCTGTTCCCGTCCCCCCGCCCCGCTCTGCACAACGCGCCTGGCCTGCCGCCTGCTCATTCCGTGCCCTCTGCTCCTTGTCTGCGACAGATATCAACCTTAACTCTCCCAACAAAGGTCTGCTGGCGGATGCCATGACGGATGTTCCCGTGGATAACGCGGCCCGGGGCGCCGCGCCCGAGGGACTGACCCTGgccgaggaggaggagctgcgAGCCGAGCTCGCCAAGGTACGAGTACCGGGATGTGTTCTGCTGGCAAGGAGCAAGCAGGACGCGCAGGGGCAGGACTGCgtgttttgttgttgggtttttttttttaattattttttggggttttttttgtgttttgtttttaattttgcagtGTTACCTTCGGGTCCCTGAGGTAATTGTTGAAATGCACAAAGCTGGCAGGTACTTCAAACGCTGCGGTGTGTTGTTTGCTCTTTCCCAGAACTGCCTAATTTAGAGCTCTGAGGAAATGAGTGGCTTTTGATGCCGTGAGCTCAATGTAGGATTCTGTCAGGCAAATACTAAGcaaaagaaagcaattttttctTAGGAAACTGAAACATTGGAGCACTTAATGAGCTTTTCTTCCtacttttttctcttaaatatttattacaGTTTGCAGGCAATTATTTTTGGTGCCTATACACTTTCAAAGAGCTGAGGGTTTGCAATGTAACACCCTAAAGTCTGAGCACCTTTTGGTGTTTAAAGGTCAGGTTATAATTTCTGTGTGAAAGGTGGCTGAAGATAATTGCAGCTGTTTCTCTGTGGTCCTTTCCTTCATGTGAGAATCCTGTGGTGATTCTTTGACTTGCAGGTTGTGGCAGGGGAGGACtttgctgctctgggtgctCATGCAGggcttgctgagctgcagctgaggtGGAAATGAACCCACTCTGCCTGGAAACAGCTCCAGGGTGCTTTGAAATTGTTGTAAGAAAGATCTCTGAGGAAAAACTCTTTAGTTTAAAGACATCAGAGGAAAAGGAACATAAGATAAAATCTTAGTTAATAAGGTTTGGCGACTGAATGGTGTTTACTGTTGAAATTACAGTACAAGGAATGGGTTCTGTTCATCTCAGTGTCACTAAGTCACAGTGACTTGTATGGAAATGAAGTCTGAGTGGCCTCCCATTCCAGCTCAGTTCATGTTGAGTTGAATAATTCATCTGATGTTTTCCcaactttttaaattaatgttaaTGAAATGTTGCTAGTTTTGAGGGAGgtaaaaatctgttttgattTACAGTTTTTAACTAAACTGTGATTTGAGACAAACCTCTGCCTTTCTCTAAGGTTGAAGAAGAAATTGGTACTCTCAGACAAGTCCTGGCTGCCAAAGAGAGGCACTGTGGAGAGCTGAAGAGGAAGCTGGGTCTGACCCCCTTGGATGGGCTGAAGCAGAACCTGTCCAAAAGCTGGCACGATGTCCAGGTCTCCAACGCGTAAGTGCTGCTTGTGGCACCTGGTTCAACCAGGGCTCTGGGGGACACCTCCCAGCAGGGCATTCCAGAGCTCTTCAGTGGCTGGGGGGTTCTCTTCTGATGCAGTAAAAGACACCTTAAAAATCCTGTTTGTGTCTGCATAAACTGGACTTCCATATCTGTGATCAGGATAAATTGTTGCTGGCTGCTCTTTGCCATGGTGTTAAAAGTCTGGATCACATTTACTGGTTCAGTTTGCCTGTTTCTGCCCCTTCTTTGAAGCTGCTGCCTTGTTCTGAGTTCAGGCTCAAAGAGAAGGGCATGCAGTTTCACAGCTTGTGCCAGTTCAGAAGCATTCCCTGGGTTGTATAGCCTGGATTAAAAGCCTGCActttctaggaaaaaaatctgtgagaCTGGTGTGCTTCACCAGAGTCATCTTGTCCTAAATATGTGAAGTGAAACTGTTCCTGAGCAGGCATTAAGGGCATGGTCCCTGCTGTGCTTGGCAGTGCCAAAAGGAGGGTCCCTGAGGTAAGTTTGTCCCTGCACTGGGTATCAGGGACTCTGGGTGCCCATGGACACCATTCAGGCTAAAAAGTCTCCTGTAACTTAACTGGGATTTGGAGTTAATGacagtgacactgcagagcagatTGTTGAGCTGTTCATCTTGTTGtgtattctttccctttttcctcaccttccctcctctgtccctgccccattTCTGTTATTCCTTTGTCACTGGAATCTGCGTCATTGTCTTCTAAAAAATGAATATTAAAGTTATATTCATTAACACTTTCTGTTTCTAGTTATGTGAAAACATCTGAGAAACTTGGAGAGTGGAATGACAAAGTGACACAGTCTGACTTGTGAGTGCCTTGGGCTCCTCAGCATCACCTCCCTGTTCCTTGCTGCCTTCCCTGGTTTGTGCTGCTCCTTGTTCTCCCAGGCATCAGGGCTTGCTTGGGAGCTGGAGGCAGGGTGAAGCAGCATTGTTACTTCCAGCATGCCTGGCTTCCAGCTAGAAACATCCCTCACTTGCAGAGGAGATGAGTAAATGTTACTGCCATCACCTCTGTCATGGTCTTGCTATTGCAGAAGAAAAATTCCAATCAGTTACCAGACCACATTTtgtatggggggaaaaaaaaaaagggaggggaCAAAAATTTAACCACAATTTCCCTTCAGCTGGTCATTAGTGGGTTAGTCTGTTGTTTCAGGTGTCTTATTACTGAACTCTACCTTTTCTGTGAAACTATTTCTCTTCTCCTCATGAATGGGTAGGAATCAGGATGACTGCTGCCTTTCTGTATGGCCACATGGGAGAGAACTGGCTGGAGGTGCTTCCCCATAGCTGGAATTAGGGGCTGTGCAACTGCCAGTGTGTTCATGAGCTTCTCAATCTGCTGCATTTTCCCAGTGTCAGCACTAGAAATCCATGAATTTTAATCTTTGCTGTGTATTCAAGCAGGTGACAAATGCAGACAAAGAGCATCTGGCTACTTTTGCTTCTGGAATAAATTCTTTAATTATATTAGAGCTCCACTGATATTAGACACGAATCATTGATTGCTGCTGCATAACTGAACCTAAGGAGCCCTTGAGTGCTTTCTGTGCTGAAGTTTCTCTCCCTTTGTCTTGTGTTGAAGGAGATTATTTAGCTAAGAGGAGAACGTGAATTGGGAGCATCACATCGTTAGGCACTGGTCTAATTGGGGTAATTGAATTCTGGGTGATAAGTCCCCTCCTTTGAGCACCTCTGTGTTCTGTCTGAGGTGGGAGCAGCCATCTCCTGTAGTGTGTGTGTTCTGTACCTCCAGAGTTAGCTGTAGCAACCCTTAAGGTACTGTTCTTGTACAGAGAAACATGATTTTTaaacatcagaaaaacaaaagtttaATTGTTTGTCTGGTTCCTGCTCTATTGGTAAAATACATCTTTGGGTGTGGCAGTTTGATTTGTTTGGCCTTAAGATCAGCTCACTGCTCTGTGCTTTTAATACAGACCAGCAACAGAACACGTAGGAAGGGAGCAGAAGATGCAAAGTTGTTCATTTCCTGACACCTTTTAATCTGCaggctttgtttctttgtgctCAGTGTTTGAAGATGCTTAAACAAAAGAAACTGCCTCTCAAACAGTTCTTTTCCTTCTGGCTGTACCAGAGAGGCTGAAGCTGTTGTCAGAGAAATAAAGCCTCTGATACTGTACATGTAAAGAGTCACTAATAATGTAGAAAGTGTCAGAAGAAGCATCTGTAGTGCATCTTGGAGCTGTCTCTAACCTCAGTTGTGTTTGTAGATATCtttcagccagcagcacactggAGGACTGGAATGAAAAATTAACTCAATCAGAAGCGTGAGTGTCTTAACCTTCAGCCTTAACAAATGCTTTCCTCTGCCAGTCTGCTGCCACTAACTgtgctgtgcctctgctcccagtCCTCTGCTTTCACCAGATCTACCTGGACATTTATCTTTCCTAGCTTCTAACTTTTTTAACACAATAAATGCCTCTGCTGGGAGAGGGAGCTTTTCCTTGGGTGAGTATCCAAGTGATACTCTAGAAATGCTTCCTGAGTCTCAGGAACTGGCTGAAACCCCTGGGTGGCTGAAACCTGTGTGCCACACGTTACACCTTCAGCTGAGAAGCTGTGGAATAGCCAGGCTGCCTTTCTTGTTACCCCCAAcatgctctgcagggagcaggagcatcTGGTACCTGATGAGAATAGAGCTGTAGTGTCCAGGAGAGCTTCCTGTCATGTTGGGGCCACAAAGACTCAAACAGCTTAAACCTCACAGCTGTTCTACTCCAGTTCTTGAATGCAAATCTCTCTTAGACATGCTCTTACTAAATGCCTGAAATGAAATTCTCATCTGGACCAAATTATGGAGGGATTTTATGGAAGTTGGCCTTTGTCCTTCTCGCTGTGCATTTCCCACAGAATGTAGGCAATCCCTTACAGTGCTGGAGTGGGTGCAGGTAGGTTTTGCCATTATTTTCTGAGCTGATTCAAACTGGGGAGGTGGGTCTTAGATGTGAGCCAGCTTTTCCTGTTCTCTGCAGTGGGTATAGAATGCAGTCCTTGGAACTGGCTGGTTATCAGCAGCATGTGTGAATGCATGGTTTTCTTCCTAACCCGGGTGAAAGAGGAGCAGAGATAAAGTGTAGGAGTAGCAGAAAGAACTTTGAAGTACACAGGTCTACTTTCAACTGTGTTTTCTAGATTAAGAAGCTGTAAACTGTCACCATTTCACTTGCCAAGTAGAATGACCTTGGTTTTTGTGCTTGCTGACAGTGGCTGACTCCAGCAGAGTTCAGAGTCCCTCCCTGGGTGTGCCTGCAAGAGCAGAAAACTCCTGCTTGTATCTGTTTCCTTGTACTTCATAAGCACCAGAAATGTGGCGGAAATGTGCTTTTGTGGAGCACTTGGGGCCTGAAGAGCTGTGGCACCTTAGCTTTCCTGCTTGCTTTGGCACTGGACAGAGTGACAATTGGTGCTGGGAAGGTAGAGACTGAAACAGGGACGTGAGGGGGATTGAAAGATTCCAGCAAAATTTCAGAAATCAGTCAGAGTTTCTGCTTCTTCAAAGTTTAGTGAGTGCAAAAAGGCAAGTTCAAGAAGTCCAAGGGTGGGgttttattaatatattttggggtttttttatgcaaatatgtaatttttcttgtttcaatgctgctctgctctgtaaCTAACAAGGCTCTTGAGTGAACTGGGAACGgacctgactcctgaccttatGGTGCTTTTGCATGCTGTGGAATTTCCTGGTGTTTGCCATTCGTGGCCACAGACTTTCCCTCTGCAAGCACTACATAAACAGGGAAAAACCCACCCCAGTCTGTTCCTAGATCCAGTTTCACTGTAAGCAGAATGTGAGGTGACTTACAAAGTTTGTCAGACAGCTCCAATGGTGATTGCTGGATGAAAGCAAGTGAGAGGAAGCTGGTGTTAATGGATAAAGGAGGATTTGAGGGTGCAGATTTCACTCCTTCCTGTCAGGGTTTATAGGAGAGGCGTGCAGTGAAATGTTTGAATACCACAGGAtgaagagcacagggcagagatcatctctgcagcttctgctgcagccaATTGCCTGTGAGTAAAGAGGTGTATTAACCAGAGCTTATATTTATTACTCCCAGATTTGGATTATTCCTTTGTGCTTTGTGCAGGGGTAAGGGAAGAAAGTGAGTGCTTGTGAATTTACACCTATGGAAAACCAGGCTGTGGCACTTGCAGGAATAGAGTTGCAACTTCTAGGTCAGGGCTGGGTGTAGTTAAGTTGCATTAAAGCCTTGTATAAGCTGATCCCTTGctgtcacagctgcagctgcacgTGTGTGTCTGGTGGCAGTTCTGGGTTACAGAGCTGCTCATCTGCCTGtgcttccctggctctgcctggcagcagTGAGGTGTGTACGTGTGtgtgggagctggggatgcAGGACTAGGCTgcccatctgatccagctgctgcttttttgtgCTTCCAAGTTTATATTTAATCCAGATTGTTGCCTTGATCTAGattgctgtgccagcacaggcagttgTGCTGGAGGAAGGAGCACACTCAGGCAGAAGCAGCAGTACCCAAGCACTTGTTCTTCAGTTATAGTAAAAATTCTGCTGTCAGGTGTGGAAAACACGATTGGAAAATCTCTGGCCAGCTGAAGCTGGGCATAATACCTGGAATTTTGCAGTGTGAATGGCATGATGGTGTCTTTTGGGGCTGTAAACCATTCTTCAGTGCTGAGCTCTGAGTGCCAAGCAGACCTGGAGTCAGCACTGCATACTTTGGTGAGCACGAGGTCTTCAATACTTGTTAGGCAGCTGTAAATCAAATCCCATGACAGGGCTCAGCCAGGGAGGAGCCTGGCTGCTGAAGGCAGGGCTTCAGATCCTCCTCAAACACACTGGTTGCAATAGAAAGGCAATCCTTGTATGAGATCaagcagccctggtgctgatCAGTTCACTCCTAAATTGTGCTGAGGTGCAGAAAATTGTGCTGTGCAGAGGCAGTGCTGAGGCCTTGCTGTTGGGGTATGCTCAGGTTCTTCTGGAGCTCTTGACTTCGAGAAGAATTGGTCTGAAAAATGGAATTATGGGAGGTTATGGGAATTATAAGAGTTACAGGAATTCTCTCTGAGGagcaggaagaaggaaggaaaagctgaTGCAGTTTTGCCCTGTTCTGCCTAAGTCTCGTGTGTATTCGTGATTCAGAAATACTTGGCTGTggtattaaaagaaaaaaaaaacaccaaaaaaacccccaacatgTTGTAATTGGAATTGCTCAAATCCAGTTCTGGTGctgtggtgctgtccctgcacttCTGCCTGGAGAGAAGGAGATGTGAGTAAGTCATCTGTCACCGTGGTGTTTGTAGCCAGGGGAGCTCAGGCATGAGAGAACATTAGGCTGTTTATAATGCCCTCCTCCTAAATGTCCTCACCAGGCAAAAAAATAATCTCAAGCTGAAATATTTGGAATAAGAAGACTGTAAAATGTTGAACTTGTTTTCCAGCCTGAGTCTTTTCTTTGTAGTTTGAAGAATGACATAAATCTAGATGTTAATCATCAACTGTAGAATAGTTTAGAGAGAATGAATTAATGAAAGTGACACAAAGAATCTTTGTTCCTGAGATTAGTCTCATCTGGAGGAAACAAAGGTTCTCGAGTGTCTCCAGCTCAGGTATAAACTCAAATAATCAGCTGACAAATAAAAGCTGTCAGACTTCTTACCTATTGTGGTTAATGGTAACTGATAGGAAACTTCTCTACTAATTTATTTCTAAACTGCTGCTGTAGAGCTGATGCTGAttcctgcatttcttttctATATGCTGATGATGATCTTGCTTCTTGCCTCTTTTCTCCAAAACATAACCCCACCAGTGCTATGGCTTCCTCAGGGCTGAAAGGATAGTGTGGAATAGTTCCTAGATTTATTTTCTCCAGAATATGAAAAGATGGTTGCAGAGCAATTAGTCTACAGTGCTGAGATGTTAGAGCTTCCATGTGGAAAATCggatttgcttttgtttttagcAAATATTTGTTAGATTTAAGAATCAATAGTATAAGGTGAGTGTATGGAAAGTTAATCCTATAGTTGCTGCTTTTTGTAAAATTTCGAGTATTTGAATATATGCAAATCTGGAAGTGGCTCTTTCAGTGAAGTCAGTGCAGCTCACTAACCCAGCTTCCTTCCTTTAATATGGGGTCCTTTTTCAAAATGGGGGGGGACACTTTTGGATCCAGCTTGTTAGTTcaatttatgattttttttccatgtagtTACAAGAAGACCCAGGAAACCCTTTcccaggcaggacagaagacTTCAGCAGCCCTTTCCAATGTAGGTTCTGTTATCAGCAGGAAGCTTGGTGACATGAGGTAAGATTTCTGCTTTGCACTCCAGGGCTTTGATCTTGGTTTCAAACAGGAATGGGACTTGAGACAATAACAAGgctttcttccatttttctgcTTAGTTGGCAGCACGTTGCTGTTGATGGACTGCCACCTTCTGTGTGGCCCTGTGCATTGTAGTTTAGGACAGATTGAACTCTTATTAAGCCTGCTCTAAGGCATTTTAAGTTTGGTTTAGTTTAGGAGAGCTGACCAAacatttttagcatttttttcccttttaccaTCATGTGGATTCACAGCAGCTTTTATATCGTATGTAAAAAGTTAGAATTCAAGTTTCCCTTTTCCATTTCTTAGTAGATGATGGTGGTGTGTTTTCTCAGTGCAACTGCTTTGGATTAGAGAGGGGTCATCCCTCCTGTGCTCTGTTatgattaaaaacaaaaagggaaaagtctGTTTGCTGCATTCCATGTGGTTTCAAGCCCTGGGTGTTGACATTCCATGGAGAAGGGCAGCATGTCTTCCAGGCACAGTTATGTCATGTTGGTTGGAAAATATCAATTGATTCAGAAGATTATGacaacattaatttttttttctgtggttgGGGTTATCTCAATTCCTTAATTAGATGACCACTGAAATAATTGCAATTTCAGCCTCTTCAAACTGCCAAGAGGGACAGGTTCTCCTGGCTGAGGTTCTTGCTCTGTGAGATTCTCAGCTGTACAAAGCCCAAGGTTAGAATTGGTGATTTACCTGCTCCTCAGGTAAACCTAAAGCTAAAGATTAAAGATTCAAGCTAAAGATTTCTACAGAGCTTTAAGCTAAAGATTTCTTCCCCACTGATGATAATATCCATATTTTTCATGCAGAATCCCTTGACCACATTTTTCTTAGATTTGAGAGCTAATTCTAGATGTGCAGCCAGTCTAGGTTACTAAGGAAGGATTTTTAGAGCTTGTATTTACCATGCTATCTCAGACCTTGGACTGAACGGGTAGCTGTCATTCTTTGTAGGGAATTTCCTATTCCACTGTGGCCGGGAGTATCCGAGTGGTAAGAACTTGTTGGCCTCTGATCACATAGAACTGATTTATTCTGGTTCTGTCCTCAGTGAGTTAGTTACTGTGTTCCTGGAGGgtattttttggtgttttcagAAGCTCACATCTCTGAATTTGGCAGAGGAGTAGCTGGCTTCCTACCCTTTCCAGCATTCAAGTTGTAACTTTCCTTTCCTGGAAACTCCCTAGTCTGATGGAAAAAGAGACTTTCACGTAATCACAGCAGATTACAGATAGTGGCACAAGATGTGGTGGGAGCACATTTTGCCAAACTGATAAATGAACTTGGGGCCTGGTTTCTGCAGTCTGGCTGGGCTATTGCAGCAAAGGAATGGGAACTGTGCTTTTTTGGGACCACACGGGGAACTCCTGAACTGGGGTTGCCCCAGGCAGAAGCTGTTTGGACAGGCTTGGTCCTGCCTGTTGTTTTGGAGCTGGGAGAATGCAGGTCATGCAGCTGCTGAAGTGCTTGTGCCATCCCAGGAGCAGGTGATGGAGGGAGGGGTGCTGGGGTGCTTTCCTGATGGCAGAGCTGGCCTGGCACAGTCACtgtcacagctggcccaggcaCGAGCCAGGCCTTTGCACAATGGTTTTTCTCAGCTTCAACATCTGCATTCCTTTTTATAGCTAATACCTTGGGTGAGGTGTTATGAAATACAGGCAGCTTCTGTTTTATCATTTGGGAATCCCTGCCAAAGTTATTTCAGCAGGATTTGTATATGTGGCCCTGTGGGGGAACACagtaataaatttttttaagacttttaGTTTTCCTCTGCATATATAAACAGACTTCTATCTCCTGTGCTGCATCCAAGTCTTCCTATTTCTGATACTGAAGAAGGTTTAGCTCTGAGCATGAGGTTTTGCAGGAGCTGTCCCACTTTTCAGCCTTGCCAGGTGAACTCTGTTGTTCTGATATGTGATCAGAGCTGACGAGGAGTGAAGTCTGTTGTATTGCTGTGGTCACTGCTCTGAACCAGTGGGATgatctctgttcccagagaACCTCTCTTACAGCCTTGTAGCCTACTCTGACCTCCTTTACTGtactctgtttttttccttcttacacCACAAATTCACTTGTAAAGCGAGTTTATTTTCCAGCACTGGAAGTGTTGAGATAACAGAGGGGATTTCCTTGTTTAGTCAGCCTTCGCTGGTTGATAAATGCAAGGAAGGCCTGATGAATGGGACAGAGCCTCTAATACACCGAGGGTGTGGGTCTAATTCCATTAAAAATGCTTGGACcaaattgtttttaaatacaAGTAACATGTTAAATCTTTAGACTTGCTGTATTCTggtcaaaataattttgatgtgTGGATTGTAACCTTGGGAAGTTAATGCTGTAACTGTGTGCTTGCTGCATTAATGCTCTACTGGATTGCTCTGAGGGGAGGAAATGTACTTAGTGGGTGGGATTTTTTCAAATCTTGGCCTGTTCAGATATCTCTGTTATCTCCACCTACAGTTAAAAAGTAAATTGGCTTTTAGACATTCTGTTCCTGCATTTTACTGATGCCAGTAAACTGCAAAATtggaagtgttttctttttgttgctttgtgGGTTTGTGTCCACCTGTGCACTTGGTGGTGTCTGGTGAAGTTTGCTGCTGCACATAATGCTACAAGCAAATTCGTTATGAAATGGTAGCCTGAACCCAAATTGCCTGCAGATCCTGGAATTTATGTAAACTTTCAATCCTTatggaaggaggaaaagggtCACTGCTAGGTTCAGGCCAGGATACTGAGCAAGGAACCAGTGCTTGTGGTATTCTGTATGGAGCAGCATGGTGCATGGATGTGTTATCTGTGTTGTTCTCCTTTAAGCAAGAGTAAGTGGAAAGTTAATTTATTTCACAtgcaaaggcagcatttcaAGGCATCTGCCCTGCCAAAAAGAGCTGACATGGATATATGGGGAAGTGAAACCACAGAGCCCAACATCTTCACTCTGGCTGTCAGGAAAAGCCCTTGTACTCATTGCCAAGCACTTCACATCCAGCTTGCCATGACTGCTTCCTACTGCAGAAGAATTATATTTAAGTGGAATAAAACACTGCTCTGGCAGGAGAAGCTCCTTTAGAGCATCCTGGTAATTTTCCTAATAGAAGTAGGAAACCTCAGTCTGTTGTTTTAGGCTGCTGAGATGCTACTGCATTGCAAAATCCCATCCTAAAAATGGCCAACCAACTTTCAGGGTAAACGTGATACCTTTAATCTTTTCTTTAATAACCTGAAGTGCATTTGTTCTCTGAACTGTAACTTTGAGATTTGCAGGCTTGGCAAGATAAAGTGCAGGTATCCATTGCAGGTTGCCCTTACTCAAGTCCTCACCAGAAGTCTGAGCAATGCTGTCTTTGTATGAGGGATCacagggggaaatgggggaaggaGGTATCTCTACCAATATAGCTGGTGCTTGGTAAAACCTTCAGTTtagaaaaaaatgcttaaaaaaatatgtgaaaGCAATAGATGGGGGTAGgtaaaatgttttggttttctgttgCACATCtactccttcccctccccagctgggtTCTAAGTTGATGTAGGTGCTGTTGTTGCTCTTTGAGAAGCAGCTTATCTGGAGTtaattaaaagctttttttttttggcttgctCCTGTGATTTATTTTGAGAGGCTTCCTCCTGGGTAGTTGACTTTGCTGTCCCATGATTCTGTGACCATGTCCCCGTGTTTGGTGTTTAGCTCTGTGCAAGTTTCTGAccattccttcctttttctctctgctgcccGTGGCCTCTCCCAGGGCTCACTCCATCTCACATTCCCTTAGGTAAGATACCCTCCAAGGCTCTAAAAGAGCATTTGTTTCTGTGCCAGGCCCTTGCAGACCTTAAAGGAGAAGCTGGTTATTTAAGCCTTGCCTAAACTTTTGACACAGATTGAGAAATCTACCACAAACCAATGCCCTGGGATTGACTTTTGTATCACAATTGCAGTTGAATACTGGCTATCCTGTGTCTAGGAAACTAAATTCGGGGCTGCAGCTGTTAAATAAAGGGAGAGAGGGCTGGCTCCTACCACTTGGGCTGTCCACAGCAGCCTGTATGTGGACAGTGAGTGTTTCAGACCGGGGTTAGGCTGCTTTTGCACGGTGTCACATTGTTGTTAACGTTTTCCTCCTTGTCCCAAACGCTTCCGAGCAGCGGCTACTCCATCCGCCACTCGATAAGTATGCCAGCCATGAGGTAATGTAGCAATGCTGTGTCtgtgagggggctggggggaggaCAGCTGCCTCCATCACTGCTGGGGGGTTTGTTCTCACTTGGACAAGCAGCTCCTTTCTCGAGCAGGCCCCTCTCTGAGCATGGATTAACCACAGCCTGCAGTTTGACTgtttaaagggttttttaatGTCTCTTGAGGTCATTAGCGCCTGTCTTTTCTTGGACTAAGTGAAGTATTGTACCTGTACCAAAGTCTGGTTGAACTTGCAGCTTTCAGAGGTCCCTGAAGGGCAGGATTACAGTTCTGCCAGAATGTATGGCACAGCCATTGCTACACTGAGGTGAATCCTAACAGGAACCCTCTGAGCCTTTCCTCACTGTGCCTTAGCTGGTGATCTCCTTGTGGGAGAAAAAattgccagggctggacaaaccCACAGAACTCTCTCTGTTCATCCTCTTTCCAGATCAGCAGAGGTTGTTTTATGGCTGCCAACCTAAAGCAATTCCTTGGAACAAAAATAACTGAGATGAGGCGAGTCATCTCCCAGCGCTCGCGCAGCCTGGCCCGGGGGAGCAGCTCTATGAGTAATTGCCTGGTCTGGATGCTCAGTACAGAGCACTCCCTGAAATCCTTTGCCAGCCAAGCAGCTTGTTGTCGGGGTTGTCAAACAACTGACCTGGTTTTCTTTGCTAGAAATGTGAAATGCTCTGATTAATTTATTAAGCTGTGATTTTGGTGAGCATTTCCTGATGCAAATGATCACCCCTGTAGAAATAAAACTGCTGGTAGGTGCAAGTACATGgcccttccccttcctccccaTGGGATGTAATACAAGAAAATGAAGCCTGTGTTTTAAACCCTTCTCGGCTTTCCCTTTCCACTATTTAAAACAAAGTTTTTTTAGCTGGAAGCTTTTTAAAGCTAAGagctgttttcttctctgctt
This Passer domesticus isolate bPasDom1 chromosome 16, bPasDom1.hap1, whole genome shotgun sequence DNA region includes the following protein-coding sequences:
- the TPD52L2 gene encoding tumor protein D54 isoform X15, with amino-acid sequence MESASQDINLNSPNKGLLADAMTDVPVDNAARGAAPEGLTLAEEEELRAELAKVEEEIGTLRQVLAAKERHCGELKRKLGLTPLDGLKQNLSKSWHDVQVSNAYKKTQETLSQAGQKTSAALSNVGSVISRKLGDMSGYSIRHSISMPAMRNSATFKSFEDRVGTIKSRVVGSRENSTDGLHSPSGAGDKPPQDNAPF
- the TPD52L2 gene encoding tumor protein D54 isoform X9; translation: MESASQDINLNSPNKGLLADAMTDVPVDNAARGAAPEGLTLAEEEELRAELAKVEEEIGTLRQVLAAKERHCGELKRKLGLTPLDGLKQNLSKSWHDVQVSNAYVKTSEKLGEWNDKVTQSDLYLSASSTLEDWNEKLTQSEAYKKTQETLSQAGQKTSAALSNVGSVISRKLGDMRNSATFKSFEDRVGTIKSRVVGSRENSTDGLHSPSGAGDKPPQDNAPF
- the TPD52L2 gene encoding tumor protein D54 isoform X2, encoding MESASQGLLADAMTDVPVDNAARGAAPEGLTLAEEEELRAELAKVEEEIGTLRQVLAAKERHCGELKRKLGLTPLDGLKQNLSKSWHDVQVSNAYVKTSEKLGEWNDKVTQSDLYLSASSTLEDWNEKLTQSEAYKKTQETLSQAGQKTSAALSNVGSVISRKLGDMREFPIPLWPGVSEWAHSISHSLSGYSIRHSISMPAMRNSATFKSFEDRVGTIKSRVVGSRENSTDGLHSPSGAGDKPPQDNAPF
- the TPD52L2 gene encoding tumor protein D54 isoform X3, translated to MESASQDINLNSPNKGLLADAMTDVPVDNAARGAAPEGLTLAEEEELRAELAKVEEEIGTLRQVLAAKERHCGELKRKLGLTPLDGLKQNLSKSWHDVQVSNAYVKTSEKLGEWNDKVTQSDLYLSASSTLEDWNEKLTQSEAYKKTQETLSQAGQKTSAALSNVGSVISRKLGDMRAHSISHSLSGYSIRHSISMPAMRNSATFKSFEDRVGTIKSRVVGSRENSTDGLHSPSGAGDKPPQDNAPF
- the TPD52L2 gene encoding tumor protein D54 isoform X6, with translation MESASQDINLNSPNKGLLADAMTDVPVDNAARGAAPEGLTLAEEEELRAELAKVEEEIGTLRQVLAAKERHCGELKRKLGLTPLDGLKQNLSKSWHDVQVSNAYVKTSEKLGEWNDKVTQSDLYLSASSTLEDWNEKLTQSEAYKKTQETLSQAGQKTSAALSNVGSVISRKLGDMSGYSIRHSISMPAMRNSATFKSFEDRVGTIKSRVVGSRENSTDGLHSPSGAGDKPPQDNAPF
- the TPD52L2 gene encoding tumor protein D54 isoform X17, whose translation is MESASQGLLADAMTDVPVDNAARGAAPEGLTLAEEEELRAELAKVEEEIGTLRQVLAAKERHCGELKRKLGLTPLDGLKQNLSKSWHDVQVSNAYKKTQETLSQAGQKTSAALSNVGSVISRKLGDMRNSATFKSFEDRVGTIKSRVVGSRENSTDGLHSPSGAGDKPPQDNAPF
- the TPD52L2 gene encoding tumor protein D54 isoform X7, which produces MESASQDINLNSPNKGLLADAMTDVPVDNAARGAAPEGLTLAEEEELRAELAKVEEEIGTLRQVLAAKERHCGELKRKLGLTPLDGLKQNLSKSWHDVQVSNAYVKTSEKLGEWNDKVTQSDFYKKTQETLSQAGQKTSAALSNVGSVISRKLGDMRAHSISHSLSGYSIRHSISMPAMRNSATFKSFEDRVGTIKSRVVGSRENSTDGLHSPSGAGDKPPQDNAPF